The segment TTGAATACGATGAAGAGAATCTAAAACTGATCGCAAAACGTTCAGGCTTTTCTTACAGCATCGGCGATATGATTCGCATCCAGGTTGCGGCCGCTGATCCTGAATTGGGTCAGGTGAACTTCGTTAAAGCCGGTATGCTTGAAAAAGAAGACGATGATGAACTTCCAGATGGCAAAACAGAAGCCCAAGCCAGCTCTGAAAAGTATTTGAATCGTATCCGCGAAAAGTCACAAAAAGAACGCAAGCAAAGTGAACTTCCTAAGTTTACCAATGCAAGAGGCGATCGTGGTGCTCGCGGGGAGCGCCCGGGTCGAGGCGACCGCCCTTCTGGACCAGGGGACCGTGAAGAACGTCGCCATGGTAAAGAGGACCGCCGAGGAGCCGCTCCAGGAAAACCTGAGCGCGGTGGCAAACCGGGCCGCAAAGAAGATCGCAAACAATCCGGTTTCCAAGGTGGCAAGCCTCAGAAGTCGAAATTCTTCCGCGACAGTCGCGAAGAACCAAGCGGACAGGCTTTCAAGCAAGAAAAAGCAGCTCAGCAAAAGATGCAGCTAAAACCTCGGGCTTGGGACAATGAGGAACGCAAAGGTCCAGATGAAAATCTTCTAAAGATGATCTTAGGGCCAAATGAGTTCCGCAAATCCAAAGGTGAAGGCTCGACCGATGAAAAGCCAAAACTGAGCAAGAAATTGCAGTTCAGCGAAAACTCAAAGCTTCGCGATGACGATAAGAACTCTGCTAGAAACAGCGAAAGTCTTAAAGATCCGAAGCTAGATAAAAAAGAAAAGAAAAACGCCACCAAACCGAAATCCCCTTTCGGACGCGGCAAAAAATAGTACCAAATAGCACATAAAACGCCGGCCTCAAAAGCCGGCGTTTTTCATTCTTGAACCAGACTTTTGGACCATCTCCACACGATAAAAAATTGCTGTTTGCCCGAGTATCTAAACCTAGAGATAATAACGACAATTCAGCAAGAATAGACCAGAGTTCGACGAACACTTGGAGCTCAGTAGTGACTGCATTAAAGACCGGAGCACAAATCGGAAAAACCTTAAAGAATGCTGCTCGCCTGCGCACTATCGTCGGCGTTTTCGCAAAGCATGGCTTTCATAAGGTCGCTGAAAAAGTAAAGCTCGGCAAATTCATCATCGAACGCTTGAATTCGTCATCTGATATCGAAACGCTATCGATGGCAGAACGCATGCGCATGAGTTTTGAGGAACTCGGTCCTACCTTCGTAAAACTGGGTCAGCTACTGGCCACTCGCCCCGATTTGGTACCTGAAGAATACGTCAACGAATTCGAAAAGCTGCACGACCGCGTGCAACCACTGCCTTTTTCAGTCGTTGAAGAAGTTCTAAAAGAAGAATTCGGCAACACTCTTTATCAAAAATTTGAAAGCATTGAACCAGAACCTTTGGGCTCTGCCAGCATTGCCCAAGTCCATCGCGCAAAACTTGCCACGGGCGAAGCGGTTGTGGTCAAGGTGCAACGGCCGGGAATCATTCAAACCATCAATGATGATTTGAATGTCCTCTATCTATTGGCAGATTTGCTGATCACCTATGTTCCAGAAACTCGCCCCTTCAATCCGACAGGTATTGTGGACGAGTATTTTAGAACACTGGAACTGGAGACCAATTTCATTGTTGAAGCGAACAACATTCGTCGCTTTCAAGAAAACTTTGCCTCCGACGATACGATTAAAATTCCCAAAGTTTATCTGGATTTCACAACCGAGCGCGTTTTGACCATGGAAATGCTTCCTGGTGTTCCGCTAAGCCAAGAAAGTTCGATGTCACAGCAGGGACTTGATTCTAAAGAGGTCATCCGCCGCGGACTCGGTGCTTATTTGAAGATGGTCTTCCATGACGGTCTTTTCCACGGAGATCTCCACGCCGGGAATTTCTTTGTTCTACCCGACAATCACATCGGCTTGATTGATTTCGGCGTCGTAGGGCGCTTGAACTCCCGCACTCAGGGGGCGATTGCCAATATGCTGTTGGCTCTTTCAAAAGAAGATTACGATCGCCTGGCTTTTGAGTATGTCGACTTGGCGCCGTTCTCTGACCAAGTGAATGTGGATCTGTTCGCCAAAGATTTGCGCGAACTGATCGCCCCTTTCTTTGGCTTGACGCTCAAGAACGTCAACCTAGGGAAAATCCTGATGAAATCTTCAGGAATTGCAGCTCGCCATCACATTCAGGTACCAACCGAACTGATGATGTTCTTTAAATCGATTGTTTCGATTGAGGGCATTGGGCGTAAGATTGATAAAGATTTTGATTTTTTAAAGTACTCTCTTGAATTTGCGGGCGAACTTGCGAAGACTCAGTTTGGCCCGCAAAGAGTCATGAACGACATGTCACAGATGGCACGCGAATCCCGGGCCTTTTTAAATGCTCTGCCTCGCCAGTTGAATTTCTTCTTTAGAAAGGTCAACAGCCCCGAACATGCCTTCAAACTTAAGATCGCAGAGATCAAGGACCTCAGACGCTCCATTGAAGTCAGTTTCAATTTGCTGTTCTTGGGCGTGATCATCTCTGCTTTGATCATGAGTGCCTCATTTATTTTTGTACACGATACCGTGAACCACGTCTGGGGTATTCCTACTGCAAGCTTTGTAGGTTATATTCTGGCTGGGGTTTTGGGACTAATAGCATTTGTAAACTATATTAGAAAGCCCTGAGGTCCGAATTTTATGCAGCAACTGTATTATGAACTGAGTGTTTTGGCGAAGGCCGTAAATTTTAAAAATCTTTCGGCGGCGGCTCTTCATGTGGGCCTCAGTCAACCGCAACTTTCCCGCATTATTGCCAAGATCGAAGACGAACTTAAGATCGTTCTCTTGGATCGTTCTGCAAAAAGAAAGTCCGGATGGACCGCAGTTGCTTTCCAGCTTGCAGAAATATTCGAAAAGTCTATTCGTCGCCTTGAACTCGAAATGCAAGGGATCAGTAACAATCAAATGGTCGGCGAGCTGCATATTGGAACTCTCGAAGGTCTTTCTGATTTTGCTTTGAAAGCCGTTCATCTTTGCTTTGAAGAAGTGGGCGTTAAAAAAATCACTTTGGATATTTTTGATTTGAATGAACTGGAAGCCAACTTTCTGTCTGGCAATTTGGATTTGATCTTCACCTCCAAACAGCCGGGCCGTCAGAAATTTAAGTATCTTATGGAACTGGGTTTTCAAAAATTGGAAGAGATCAATTCCAACAAGAACTTCACGGTTTTAAGTTCTTTCGAATACGGCCGCGCCAACAAGAAAGAAGTGGAAGCCTTTCCGCATATTTTTGTTTCCAACTCTTTGGCCATGCGCCGCTCTTGGTTTGATAAAGTTGGCGGTGTAGGTCATATGCCGACAGAAGCCAAAAAAGGACGGCAAAAGGATGCTGAGCCTGTCCTTATGATCGGCTCTGAACTTTTAAGTCCGGTCCTCTGGGAAAATATCACCACCGCAATCTCTGAATAGAAGTTGCAGCTGTACTTTGGGTGTCGCAACGATGCCACCCAAAGACTTCTCACTCCTCTCACACAACCTTAACATTTGCCAAAAAAACGGCCTCATTCTTGATGCTCTTTTCCGAGAGACATGAGGTACGCTATGAGCGCAAATTTAAGGGGTTTTTACGCCCAAAATATGATCACATTCTTGACAGTGGCTGCCCTGTTTACGCCCACCTTTGCCTCTGCCAATGGCCCCTCTTGCACGACCCTTTTTACAGAGTCTTCTGCCATCAAGCCTCTCCTGACCGGAGCCTGGAGAAAATCGTCAGCAGACCTCTTCATGGGATTTCGCTCAAATGCTCCTCACTATTGGAACTGGCTGCACGCCCAGAGTTCTCCCTTATTCTCTGTCCGTGGCGTTGTGAGTGGCGATCCACATATTCTTAATTTTGGTGATGTTCAGCTCAAAGAGGGCGGACGAAAGTATTCACTCGTGGATGTCGATGACAGCGGAGTCAATGCCCCCCTGGCAGGCGACTTCTTACGTTATTATGTGGGAAATAGAATTTCTCCGTTCAAAGTCGACAAGCAAGATTTATATCAAGCCTATGTTGACGGTCTGAATGGCAAAAAAATGGACAAGCCCGATTATCTAAAAAAAGTCGAAGATAAATCCGACGGTGACCTCTCTGCTCGTCAGGAAAAGTACCTTGCCAAGGTGACTGCGAATGATCGCTTTTCTGAAGGTGCCGAACTACAGCCCTTGAGTATCGCGCCTGCCGAAATTCA is part of the Bdellovibrio svalbardensis genome and harbors:
- a CDS encoding ABC1 kinase family protein codes for the protein MTALKTGAQIGKTLKNAARLRTIVGVFAKHGFHKVAEKVKLGKFIIERLNSSSDIETLSMAERMRMSFEELGPTFVKLGQLLATRPDLVPEEYVNEFEKLHDRVQPLPFSVVEEVLKEEFGNTLYQKFESIEPEPLGSASIAQVHRAKLATGEAVVVKVQRPGIIQTINDDLNVLYLLADLLITYVPETRPFNPTGIVDEYFRTLELETNFIVEANNIRRFQENFASDDTIKIPKVYLDFTTERVLTMEMLPGVPLSQESSMSQQGLDSKEVIRRGLGAYLKMVFHDGLFHGDLHAGNFFVLPDNHIGLIDFGVVGRLNSRTQGAIANMLLALSKEDYDRLAFEYVDLAPFSDQVNVDLFAKDLRELIAPFFGLTLKNVNLGKILMKSSGIAARHHIQVPTELMMFFKSIVSIEGIGRKIDKDFDFLKYSLEFAGELAKTQFGPQRVMNDMSQMARESRAFLNALPRQLNFFFRKVNSPEHAFKLKIAEIKDLRRSIEVSFNLLFLGVIISALIMSASFIFVHDTVNHVWGIPTASFVGYILAGVLGLIAFVNYIRKP
- a CDS encoding LysR family transcriptional regulator, coding for MQQLYYELSVLAKAVNFKNLSAAALHVGLSQPQLSRIIAKIEDELKIVLLDRSAKRKSGWTAVAFQLAEIFEKSIRRLELEMQGISNNQMVGELHIGTLEGLSDFALKAVHLCFEEVGVKKITLDIFDLNELEANFLSGNLDLIFTSKQPGRQKFKYLMELGFQKLEEINSNKNFTVLSSFEYGRANKKEVEAFPHIFVSNSLAMRRSWFDKVGGVGHMPTEAKKGRQKDAEPVLMIGSELLSPVLWENITTAISE
- a CDS encoding DUF2252 family protein, whose product is MITFLTVAALFTPTFASANGPSCTTLFTESSAIKPLLTGAWRKSSADLFMGFRSNAPHYWNWLHAQSSPLFSVRGVVSGDPHILNFGDVQLKEGGRKYSLVDVDDSGVNAPLAGDFLRYYVGNRISPFKVDKQDLYQAYVDGLNGKKMDKPDYLKKVEDKSDGDLSARQEKYLAKVTANDRFSEGAELQPLSIAPAEIQNLYAQSSATFKALMKDYQVLDSGFKTKDSGGSQGLARFWFLLESNGERHVWEFKLENDPATSLYSAQPQAMSRFQKVSETYRPSAEVLGPYQFVTVGENVFLLRERLAHFIDLDPAKMTGKKDLENGQQMSLYLANKMGQWQSKQPASSDLAKILADKNSFEEFNNLAEKYIQVMKDEAQK